Proteins found in one Streptococcus iniae genomic segment:
- the rlmH gene encoding 23S rRNA (pseudouridine(1915)-N(3))-methyltransferase RlmH yields the protein MRIKIICVGKLKEKYLKDGIAEYQKRLSRFCKFEIVELADEKTPDKASSSEKDRIMEKEGQRILNKIGQRDYVIALAIEGKQLASEAFSQQLDNVSINGISDITFIIGGSLGLTKEVKSRANMLMSFGLLTLPHQLMRLVLIEQIYRAFMITEGSPYHK from the coding sequence ATGAGAATAAAAATTATTTGTGTAGGAAAATTAAAAGAAAAATACCTTAAGGACGGTATTGCTGAGTACCAAAAACGGCTAAGTCGTTTTTGCAAGTTTGAAATTGTTGAATTAGCTGATGAGAAGACACCTGATAAAGCTAGTTCGTCTGAAAAAGATAGAATAATGGAAAAAGAAGGTCAGCGCATTCTTAATAAGATTGGTCAAAGAGATTATGTTATTGCGTTAGCAATTGAGGGGAAACAATTGGCATCAGAAGCATTCAGTCAGCAATTAGACAATGTTTCTATTAATGGTATTTCCGATATTACATTTATCATTGGTGGAAGTTTAGGTTTAACAAAAGAAGTAAAATCAAGAGCTAATATGCTGATGAGTTTTGGTTTACTTACGTTACCTCATCAATTAATGCGACTTGTTTTAATCGAACAAATTTATAGGGCTTTTATGATTACTGAAGGAAGTCCTTATCATAAATAA